The Pantoea nemavictus genome includes a region encoding these proteins:
- a CDS encoding quinone oxidoreductase family protein encodes MKAAIVSAAGELPVYCDFPEPQADDSHVVVTVKAAAVSQLAKARAAGTHYSSAAHYPFITGIDGTGMLSNGDPVYFLAFNAPWGSMAERTLVPADSIVPLPATLDPVLAAALANPGMSSWAALTRRAQLRAGETVLINGATGTSGGLAVRIAQHLGAGKIIATGRNRAALDQLRAQGADITLTLDELPGALPALMKEGIDVVLDYLWGQSALDIMQAAVAGGEKTVRFVQIGSLSGQEITLHSKLLRSSGLTLMGSGLGSVSDKELIACIGEMLAAAAESDFSIAFQMRPLSDVALAWQEDDSRCRTVFTL; translated from the coding sequence ATGAAAGCAGCGATAGTTTCCGCAGCAGGTGAACTGCCCGTATACTGTGATTTCCCTGAACCGCAGGCCGATGACAGCCATGTCGTGGTGACAGTGAAAGCCGCCGCCGTCAGCCAACTGGCAAAAGCACGCGCCGCCGGTACGCATTACAGCTCGGCGGCACACTATCCCTTTATTACCGGCATTGATGGCACCGGCATGCTCAGTAATGGCGATCCGGTTTACTTCCTCGCCTTTAATGCGCCGTGGGGCAGCATGGCGGAAAGAACCTTAGTGCCCGCCGATAGCATCGTTCCCCTTCCCGCCACTCTCGATCCTGTTCTGGCTGCGGCGCTGGCTAATCCGGGCATGTCATCCTGGGCAGCGTTAACCCGTCGCGCACAGCTGCGTGCCGGTGAAACCGTATTGATCAATGGCGCAACCGGTACCTCAGGCGGATTAGCGGTACGCATCGCGCAACATCTGGGCGCAGGCAAAATCATTGCGACTGGCCGTAACCGCGCCGCACTGGATCAACTGCGTGCGCAGGGTGCGGATATCACGCTCACGCTGGATGAATTGCCGGGTGCGCTCCCGGCACTGATGAAAGAAGGCATTGATGTGGTGCTGGATTATCTCTGGGGCCAGAGCGCGCTCGATATTATGCAGGCCGCAGTGGCAGGCGGTGAAAAGACGGTGCGTTTTGTGCAAATTGGTTCGTTGAGCGGTCAGGAAATCACGCTGCACAGCAAGCTGCTGCGCTCATCCGGATTGACGTTGATGGGCAGCGGCCTGGGAAGCGTGTCGGATAAGGAATTGATTGCCTGCATTGGCGAAATGCTGGCCGCCGCCGCCGAGAGCGATTTTTCCATCGCCTTCCAGATGCGCCCATTGAGTGACGTCGCCCTGGCGTGGCAGGAAGATGATAGTCGCTGCCGCACGGTGTTTACGCTTTAG
- a CDS encoding MarR family winged helix-turn-helix transcriptional regulator, producing MKSVQNTHNSAAFDDLHNALLMIVGTFNRPQRDELLIKESNIKLDRALFPLLIQIGRFGPIGVVELAERAGRDYTTVSRQVAKLEELGLAQRQKNAKDKRVNEAVITTAGKAMTDKIDAARAQIYQNLFASWQDDERAELARLLQKFVADFMAVDNTAD from the coding sequence ATGAAAAGTGTGCAAAATACACATAATAGTGCAGCATTTGATGATCTGCACAACGCGCTGCTGATGATTGTTGGAACCTTCAATCGACCACAACGTGATGAATTGCTTATAAAAGAATCGAATATTAAGCTTGATCGCGCACTGTTTCCGCTACTGATTCAGATTGGCCGCTTCGGGCCGATTGGTGTGGTTGAACTGGCGGAGCGTGCTGGGCGCGATTACACCACCGTCAGTCGTCAGGTGGCGAAACTGGAAGAGTTGGGGCTGGCACAGCGCCAGAAAAATGCCAAAGACAAACGGGTGAACGAAGCGGTGATTACTACGGCAGGTAAAGCGATGACCGACAAAATCGATGCCGCGCGCGCGCAGATTTATCAAAACCTGTTTGCCAGCTGGCAGGATGACGAGCGCGCCGAGCTGGCGCGTTTGCTGCAGAAATTTGTCGCAGATTTTATGGCGGTTGATAATACCGCGGATTAA